The following proteins come from a genomic window of Corynebacterium falsenii:
- a CDS encoding ATP-dependent DNA helicase — protein MTATNQPNSVDAQREEADAVKSALDKRVGSTLDPQVRLVRTPAVSRGDVPQFSGLVEALVEGAREIDYERPYAVLGGPGTGKSTVLVEAAVRHIVAGGSADSIMFFAPSKDAAAAMRAQIFARLAGDDDYASTGSVVRSVHSWAFAFYRAIRAAAGESSPRLMTGAEHDMAIRELLLGTAQDGNRYWPENVVPALSYVGFARQLRDFILRATERNVSAKDLVDYGERFHRPMWQAAGHFLEEFNQVQRLGVADNLNASELLHATLAALDSPEGQRIVEDQRAKVKLILVDDAHNLDPASAAFIESFMVPGVRTLIAGDPDQCVFHFRGASEDFLDRHAAHDDYRVVLSASHRLAPETAEAVNAVRAELPASSTRVPLRGSEHEQSPSIEMTEAATLTARHLQIADAIRRAHLHDGVAWEDIAVIVRSTGDIPALRRVLMNHDVPVTIDPTAVVLAEQPLVKTLLLAVEASYRSLTAAEVQDLLESPVGGADPVMVRRVQRAVARAIRRARAEGRTLPQRDDGRPPQAADLLADYLVDPSGYEWVAEFFGPREITVVERLQAVLTAGREAVRERLSSEMVLWKIWQATQLSTRLQAHALRGGTLGAQADQDLDAVMNLFDLAGDFAERNPQAGVSSLVREVRSQELPTGGRDRRGEVPHAVEILPAHAAAGRQWRFVVVTGLQEDSWPAGPTVGGLFGQLELVDLVDRGIEPGTPISRMADAVHEERRLFLLAISRATDKTLLAYVSSSGEEALVPSRFLKDVAPVVASINGDSAEPDDAERSDHRDHLPRVLAVEPLIAELRDAVMDTARPGHERQAAARNLAKLAAAGVYGAAPDQWWGSADPSCERPIIRENQIWLSPSRLESLEECPLRTFLENQGGVAEDTEPMRIGILVHAIAEAIVDGLSVDDAHSLMSTALAAISEEPEWKLTQLQDEWREGIDKLHGFITSLQDGSTTLETEQKLTGCVGETDDGITVMLGGRIDLMTTSGGDGEQTETADTYVYDFKTGATAVSGETAENSPQLEAYQFLVTMDPHRGHAAGAALVYPRYKSKAITIRQQGARSEDTTEQFRQRVLQLAPHAAGPVFPALPGDHCQHCSVRLLCPAQPEGKQVV, from the coding sequence ATGACTGCGACGAACCAGCCGAACTCAGTGGATGCACAGCGTGAGGAAGCCGATGCCGTGAAAAGCGCCCTAGACAAGCGCGTTGGTAGCACCCTGGATCCACAGGTGCGGCTCGTTCGGACGCCCGCGGTAAGTAGGGGAGATGTTCCCCAGTTCTCGGGTCTCGTGGAGGCGCTTGTCGAAGGTGCTCGGGAAATTGATTACGAGCGCCCCTACGCGGTCCTCGGTGGCCCCGGCACCGGCAAATCAACTGTGCTTGTGGAGGCCGCTGTGCGCCACATCGTGGCGGGAGGTTCCGCCGACAGCATCATGTTCTTCGCTCCGTCCAAGGACGCTGCGGCGGCGATGCGGGCGCAGATCTTCGCGCGCTTGGCGGGCGACGATGATTACGCCAGCACGGGTTCTGTGGTGCGCTCCGTCCACTCGTGGGCGTTCGCCTTCTATCGGGCCATCCGCGCGGCCGCTGGGGAGTCGTCCCCGCGATTGATGACGGGTGCCGAACACGACATGGCGATCCGCGAGTTATTGCTTGGTACCGCGCAAGACGGTAACCGGTACTGGCCGGAGAACGTGGTCCCCGCTCTGAGCTATGTGGGGTTTGCTCGCCAACTGCGCGACTTTATTTTGCGCGCAACGGAGCGCAACGTCTCCGCTAAGGACTTGGTGGATTATGGAGAGCGTTTTCACCGCCCGATGTGGCAGGCAGCCGGGCACTTCCTGGAGGAGTTCAACCAGGTACAGCGCCTCGGTGTGGCAGACAACCTCAATGCCTCCGAGCTTTTGCATGCCACCCTTGCGGCACTCGACAGCCCCGAGGGGCAGCGCATTGTCGAGGACCAGCGCGCCAAGGTGAAGCTCATCCTTGTGGATGACGCGCACAACTTGGATCCTGCCAGCGCCGCATTCATCGAATCGTTCATGGTGCCGGGCGTGCGCACTCTCATCGCGGGCGATCCCGACCAGTGCGTGTTCCACTTCCGTGGCGCGAGCGAGGACTTCCTTGACCGCCACGCTGCACACGATGATTACCGGGTGGTGCTCAGCGCCTCGCACCGACTGGCGCCGGAGACGGCGGAGGCCGTTAACGCCGTGCGGGCGGAGCTGCCGGCCAGCAGCACGCGGGTGCCGCTGCGCGGCAGCGAGCACGAGCAGAGCCCCAGCATTGAGATGACCGAGGCCGCCACCCTCACCGCTCGGCACCTGCAGATCGCCGATGCAATCCGCCGCGCACATCTTCACGACGGCGTGGCTTGGGAAGACATCGCTGTGATCGTTCGCAGCACAGGCGACATCCCAGCGCTCCGGCGGGTGCTCATGAACCACGACGTTCCCGTGACCATCGATCCCACCGCGGTGGTCCTGGCCGAGCAACCACTGGTGAAGACACTGCTGCTAGCCGTTGAAGCGAGCTACCGCAGTCTCACGGCTGCGGAGGTCCAAGACCTCCTGGAAAGCCCTGTGGGTGGCGCCGATCCGGTGATGGTGCGACGGGTGCAGCGGGCAGTCGCCCGGGCGATACGACGCGCCCGTGCCGAGGGGAGGACACTGCCCCAGCGCGACGATGGGCGCCCGCCGCAGGCAGCGGACCTGCTCGCGGATTACCTCGTGGACCCGAGCGGCTACGAGTGGGTCGCGGAGTTCTTCGGTCCCCGCGAGATCACCGTGGTGGAACGCCTCCAAGCCGTGCTCACTGCGGGTCGCGAGGCCGTGCGGGAGCGGTTGAGCTCGGAAATGGTGTTGTGGAAGATCTGGCAGGCCACGCAGCTATCCACCCGCCTGCAGGCGCACGCCCTACGCGGCGGCACGCTGGGCGCACAGGCGGACCAGGACCTCGATGCGGTCATGAACCTATTTGACCTCGCCGGAGACTTCGCGGAACGAAATCCCCAGGCAGGAGTCTCAAGCCTGGTGCGAGAAGTGCGCAGCCAGGAGCTGCCCACCGGCGGGCGCGACCGCCGCGGCGAGGTTCCCCACGCCGTGGAGATTCTCCCGGCACACGCCGCCGCCGGTCGGCAGTGGCGATTCGTGGTGGTCACCGGATTGCAGGAAGACAGCTGGCCGGCCGGCCCGACGGTCGGAGGATTGTTCGGGCAGCTCGAGCTCGTCGATCTCGTGGACCGGGGAATCGAACCGGGGACGCCCATCTCGCGCATGGCCGATGCCGTGCACGAGGAACGGCGGTTGTTCCTGCTAGCAATCAGTCGCGCCACGGATAAGACTCTCTTGGCCTACGTAAGCAGCTCCGGGGAGGAAGCCCTGGTGCCCTCGAGATTCCTGAAGGACGTTGCGCCCGTGGTGGCGTCGATCAACGGCGACAGCGCCGAGCCTGACGACGCGGAGCGATCCGACCACCGCGACCACCTGCCGCGAGTGCTCGCGGTGGAACCACTCATCGCCGAACTTCGGGATGCGGTGATGGACACCGCTCGTCCCGGGCACGAGCGGCAGGCCGCCGCGCGCAATTTGGCCAAACTGGCCGCAGCAGGGGTGTACGGAGCCGCGCCGGACCAGTGGTGGGGGAGTGCCGATCCGAGCTGCGAACGCCCCATTATCCGTGAAAACCAGATTTGGCTGAGCCCCTCGAGGCTCGAGTCGCTCGAGGAATGCCCCCTGCGGACCTTCCTGGAAAACCAGGGCGGAGTTGCCGAGGATACGGAGCCGATGCGGATCGGCATCCTGGTCCACGCCATCGCGGAGGCCATCGTGGACGGATTGAGCGTGGATGATGCGCACTCGTTGATGTCGACCGCGTTGGCGGCGATCAGCGAGGAACCCGAGTGGAAGCTCACGCAGCTGCAGGATGAGTGGCGCGAGGGCATCGACAAACTGCACGGCTTCATCACCTCCCTGCAAGACGGATCCACGACCCTGGAAACGGAACAGAAGCTCACCGGTTGTGTCGGTGAGACCGACGATGGCATCACCGTGATGCTCGGTGGCCGGATCGACCTCATGACCACCAGCGGCGGTGATGGGGAGCAGACGGAGACGGCGGACACGTATGTCTACGACTTCAAGACTGGTGCCACTGCCGTGAGCGGGGAGACGGCCGAGAACAGCCCGCAGCTAGAGGCATACCAATTCCTCGTCACCATGGATCCTCACCGCGGTCACGCGGCCGGGGCGGCGCTGGTGTACCCGCGCTACAAGAGCAAGGCCATCACCATTCGCCAGCAAGGGGCGCGAAGCGAGGACACCACCGAGCAGTTCCGGCAGCGCGTCCTGCAGCTGGCTCCCCACGCTGCCGGGCCCGTCTTCCCCGCTCTGCCCGGGGACCACTGCCAACACTGTTCCGTAAGACTGCTGTGCCCGGCACAGCCCGAGGGAAAGCAGGTCGTGTAA
- a CDS encoding potassium channel family protein: MRDRMRDRVRADDEVDELPPHALLNVVQIPNTQVQSPWWLIIRRMFYSFILVFIVAILAYVDRDGYSNMDTLLDSIYYAAVSLSTTGYGDIAPITQHTRLINTVVVTPARILFLILLVGTTLSVLTEESRKTLMIRRWRKNMRNHTIVIGYGTKGRSAITALLADGVSPSQIVVIDTDRGVLDQASAKGLVTVHGTATRSDVLKLAGVNRARAVVVAPNQDDTAVLVTLSVREIAPSATIVASVRESDNSHLLRQSGADSVVVSSETAGRLMGLATVTPSVTEMMEDLLSPDEGFSIAERIVLEEEVGGNPRVLEDVVLGVVRSGELYRIDSSEAETVEPGDRILYVRSNTGPQEQIS, encoded by the coding sequence ATGCGGGATAGGATGCGCGATCGCGTTCGCGCAGACGATGAGGTGGATGAGCTCCCACCTCACGCCCTTCTGAACGTTGTCCAGATTCCCAACACGCAGGTGCAAAGCCCGTGGTGGCTGATCATCCGGAGGATGTTCTACTCCTTCATCCTCGTGTTCATTGTGGCGATCCTGGCCTACGTGGACCGGGATGGCTACTCCAACATGGACACGCTGCTGGACTCCATCTACTACGCGGCCGTGTCGCTATCGACCACCGGCTACGGCGACATCGCCCCCATCACGCAGCACACCAGGCTCATCAACACCGTTGTGGTAACCCCAGCCAGGATCCTGTTCCTGATCCTGTTGGTCGGCACCACGCTGTCCGTCCTCACCGAGGAATCCCGCAAGACCCTCATGATCCGGCGCTGGAGGAAGAACATGCGCAACCACACCATCGTGATCGGCTACGGCACCAAGGGGCGCTCCGCCATCACGGCCTTGCTGGCGGACGGCGTATCGCCCTCCCAGATCGTCGTCATCGACACGGACCGGGGAGTGCTCGACCAAGCCAGCGCCAAGGGGCTGGTGACCGTGCACGGCACCGCCACCCGCTCTGACGTGCTCAAACTCGCCGGGGTCAACCGCGCTCGCGCGGTGGTCGTGGCGCCAAACCAGGACGATACCGCCGTGCTCGTGACACTATCCGTGCGCGAGATCGCCCCGTCCGCCACCATCGTGGCCAGCGTCCGCGAGTCCGATAACTCCCACCTCCTGCGCCAATCCGGCGCCGACTCCGTGGTGGTGTCCTCAGAAACCGCAGGCCGACTCATGGGCCTAGCGACCGTCACCCCATCCGTGACCGAAATGATGGAAGACCTGCTCAGCCCAGACGAAGGCTTCTCAATTGCTGAGCGCATCGTCCTCGAAGAAGAGGTGGGCGGCAACCCCCGCGTGCTGGAGGACGTGGTGCTGGGAGTGGTTCGCTCCGGCGAGCTCTACCGCATCGACTCCTCGGAAGCCGAGACCGTGGAGCCCGGCGACCGCATCCTCTACGTCCGTTCCAATACTGGGCCCCAGGAACAGATCAGCTAA
- a CDS encoding ATP-dependent DNA helicase UvrD2: MTQATQPLEGLDPEQLRAATAPRGPVSIIAGAGTGKTRTITHRIAHLVNGGFINPAHILAVTFTKRAAAELRERLMLMNIPKVQAKTFHAAALGQLNYFWSAYAGSIPKQILDRPFPLVARAARGAGVDAGTTMLKDLLGEIDWAKSSMVSPEDYPALVEPRRRDCPVDPRKFVEVFNNYEALKNTPQGIILDFADILLHTAAAIETNPGIADEFRSRYRSFVVDEYQDVTPLQQRVLDAWLGERDDLTVVGDANQTIYSFNGATPDYLLGFTSRFPESTTVRLHRDYRSTPQVVTLANKVIAKATGRAAGTKLKLEGQRPTGPEPVFTEYPDATAEAVGVAKQIKKLINQGTSPSEIAVLYRINADSAPLEYALEQEGIGYQIKGGTEFFERREIREGLAAIYQAAQRFDPEPDDVVPAVRAALIPVGLTTTEPTGAQERARWQSLRALMGLVEEIVSTSTVGISLRTVMGMLKERTESKNPPRINGVTLVTIHAAKGLEWDAVFLVGLTEGSLPIRYALKGAGAADAIEEERRLFYVGITRAREHLYLSWPLAAEPGGKANRRRTRFLDGLVPGEDDSRDGSRRSRAASTGAPKNACVVCGARLGSPELKILGRCGEHAPETDHVMLTELRQWRTDLSKEMNVPAYVILTDATLRAITEKVPTTAAQLVSIPGIGPVKVEQFGEDIIAITSNYA; encoded by the coding sequence GTGACACAGGCGACACAGCCCCTCGAAGGACTCGACCCAGAACAGCTCCGAGCGGCGACCGCACCGCGCGGTCCCGTCAGCATTATCGCGGGCGCTGGAACAGGCAAGACCCGCACCATCACCCACCGCATCGCACACCTCGTGAACGGTGGGTTCATCAATCCTGCCCACATCCTCGCCGTGACGTTCACCAAGCGCGCCGCCGCCGAGCTGCGCGAGCGCCTCATGCTCATGAACATCCCCAAGGTGCAGGCCAAGACTTTCCACGCCGCCGCCCTCGGCCAGCTCAACTACTTCTGGTCCGCCTACGCAGGATCAATACCAAAGCAGATCCTCGACCGCCCGTTCCCCCTCGTGGCCCGCGCTGCCCGCGGAGCCGGAGTGGATGCCGGAACCACGATGCTCAAGGACCTCCTGGGCGAGATCGACTGGGCAAAATCCTCCATGGTCTCCCCGGAGGACTACCCCGCGCTGGTGGAACCCCGCCGCCGAGACTGCCCCGTGGACCCCAGGAAATTCGTCGAAGTCTTCAACAACTACGAGGCGCTGAAAAACACCCCGCAGGGGATCATCCTCGACTTCGCCGACATCCTCCTCCACACCGCCGCGGCCATCGAGACCAACCCCGGCATCGCGGACGAGTTCCGCTCGCGCTACCGCAGCTTCGTCGTAGACGAGTACCAGGACGTCACCCCGCTGCAACAGCGCGTCCTCGATGCGTGGCTGGGGGAGCGCGACGACCTCACCGTGGTGGGCGACGCCAACCAGACCATCTACAGCTTCAACGGCGCCACCCCCGACTACCTCCTCGGCTTCACCAGCCGCTTTCCGGAATCCACCACCGTGCGCCTGCACCGCGACTACCGCTCCACCCCGCAGGTCGTCACCCTCGCGAACAAGGTCATCGCCAAGGCCACCGGGCGGGCGGCAGGAACAAAGCTGAAGCTCGAGGGCCAGCGCCCCACCGGTCCCGAACCGGTGTTTACCGAGTACCCCGATGCCACGGCGGAAGCCGTCGGCGTAGCCAAGCAGATCAAAAAGCTCATCAACCAGGGCACCAGCCCCAGCGAAATCGCCGTGCTCTACCGCATCAACGCCGACTCGGCCCCGCTGGAATACGCCCTGGAGCAGGAAGGCATCGGCTACCAGATCAAGGGCGGCACCGAGTTCTTCGAGCGCCGGGAAATCCGCGAGGGCCTCGCCGCGATCTATCAGGCCGCCCAGCGCTTCGACCCCGAGCCAGACGACGTGGTGCCTGCCGTCCGCGCCGCACTCATCCCCGTCGGCCTCACCACCACCGAGCCGACGGGCGCCCAGGAACGCGCGCGCTGGCAATCCCTGCGCGCCCTCATGGGCCTCGTGGAGGAGATCGTCTCCACCTCCACCGTGGGCATCTCACTGCGCACCGTCATGGGCATGCTCAAAGAACGCACGGAATCCAAGAACCCGCCGCGCATCAACGGCGTGACCCTCGTGACCATCCACGCTGCCAAGGGCCTGGAGTGGGACGCCGTGTTCCTCGTCGGCCTCACCGAAGGATCCCTGCCCATCCGCTACGCACTCAAGGGTGCCGGTGCCGCCGATGCCATCGAGGAGGAGCGCCGCCTGTTCTACGTGGGCATCACCCGCGCCCGCGAGCACCTGTACCTTTCCTGGCCGCTGGCCGCCGAACCCGGCGGTAAGGCCAACCGGCGCCGCACCCGCTTCCTTGACGGCCTCGTCCCCGGCGAGGACGACTCGCGAGACGGCTCCCGGCGCAGCCGCGCGGCCTCCACGGGCGCGCCGAAGAACGCCTGCGTGGTCTGCGGCGCCCGCCTGGGCAGCCCAGAGCTAAAGATCCTCGGGCGCTGCGGGGAGCACGCGCCCGAAACGGATCACGTCATGCTGACCGAACTGCGGCAATGGCGCACGGACCTGTCCAAGGAGATGAACGTGCCGGCCTACGTCATCCTCACGGACGCCACCTTGCGCGCCATCACCGAAAAAGTCCCGACTACCGCCGCGCAGCTCGTCTCCATCCCCGGCATCGGCCCGGTCAAGGTGGAGCAGTTCGGCGAGGACATCATCGCCATCACCAGCAACTACGCGTAG
- a CDS encoding M48 metallopeptidase family protein, translating to MMNLDKLASQVSRRLGEQVDLDVRLSARRKKTVSVRQEGETYVVLAPKAMSQDHLAELAVDMIERLRKRNGKAWGAAAGDNEDLRKRAEFLNRRYLQSKATVGEVVWVTNMTTRWASCTPSTSKIRVSHRLQLVPEYVLDSVLIHELVHTFIPDHGKEFRSWEAKAPDLQRAQGYLEAYRRWGFDRGN from the coding sequence ATGATGAACCTTGACAAGTTGGCCTCGCAGGTGTCACGCCGCCTCGGGGAGCAGGTCGACCTCGACGTGAGGTTGTCAGCACGCCGGAAGAAGACCGTGAGCGTGCGACAGGAGGGCGAGACCTACGTGGTGCTCGCCCCGAAAGCGATGTCGCAGGATCACCTCGCGGAACTTGCCGTGGACATGATCGAGCGGCTGCGAAAGCGCAACGGCAAGGCCTGGGGTGCCGCGGCTGGGGACAATGAGGATCTGCGGAAACGGGCGGAGTTCCTCAACCGCCGGTATCTGCAATCGAAGGCGACGGTGGGGGAGGTCGTGTGGGTGACGAACATGACCACACGCTGGGCCAGCTGCACGCCGTCCACCTCGAAGATTCGGGTGTCGCACCGGCTACAGCTGGTACCGGAGTATGTGCTCGACTCGGTGCTGATCCACGAGCTGGTGCACACGTTCATTCCGGATCACGGCAAGGAGTTCCGCAGCTGGGAAGCGAAAGCCCCCGACCTCCAGCGGGCCCAGGGCTACCTGGAAGCCTACCGGCGGTGGGGGTTTGATCGCGGGAACTAG
- a CDS encoding UvrD-helicase domain-containing protein, protein MATTMTHKDIPMNHRPYAAPDAPVISPAELSQLLGQQYAPTDQQAAVISAPANGAFLVVAGAGAGKTETMAARVVWLVANGFVLPEQVLGLTFTRKAAAELRERVRGRLETLAQSAFMDTLSASDPRRAALATIAPTVSTYDSYAGDIVREYGLLIPIEPTGRLISDAEQWMLARDVVRNYTGEMSLGISQATLIERLRKLASEMDNHLASSEEVVAASLAAKDNLENLPRSSRARTEFTNDHVKFMDVQQARVQLVGLVEAYRKALEDRNLMTFGQQMSLAADVVTRQPMVGEQQRRRFRVVLLDEYQDTGHAQRVLLRGLFGDGQDDALSVTAVGDPMQSIYQFRGATASNLEKFRQDFRSSTGCEADKLQLTTSWRNPAGVLNLANEVSGWSMEGRRMVQPLEPRPGAGDGEVSLAFFDEEDEELTWLADNLQQLWQDYDNQRKAATDPSTIKPFSAAVLIRKNKQAVPIFEKLRERGVPAEMTAGPGLLDLPEVADVYAALRVLVDPSDDVALLRLLTGPRWNIGAADLMILAKRAEQVAARGSHGQAEDSSGSADSAADSAIDNERREEKIQEYGLEGYPDHLVDQVLKLIPDDSEIGVGLADALADVSDARDMGMSENGAERISQLSAELGHLRRNSLSKPLPDLISDIERMMGVRTEVLTRWYRDPSAGLGTSHLDKFATIVREFSEISSASPTALVEYLRAAHDQESGLEPGEVVAKTNTVQILTVHKAKGLEWDIVAVPHANRNQYEDAMQVNARDSTWVSAADQLPTELRGDAEPDEHSAPMPVLDISGVEDRSKHTTAVKEFVHELKQFRAKESDRVFYVAITRTERVLLVSGSAFSTGKKGVDPAVCFVLMRNYLEQNRDGQGIAHWSELGKTYAKLDKEWEKDPLPREHSLMLPTPEVNGRRLDYQEDREAREIEDAFAGEAFWPRGHALERLPGADEARDIVERLIPDASEEKALGDAGVAASDNSDNSDNKATPTQAQAWDEETELLLHELDQSTRATVDVNLDVRLTATEMVALRANEQEFAKRKRRPVPLEPKPFAKRGTAFHNWVEQRYDHVSLLDDEQLPGAADATYQDPQLQRLKDAFLQSEWADRQPDKVEGAYSVTLGGRVFEGRIDAVFHFSDDPRDGWMIVDWKTGRKPVGKELEAATMQLAVYRLAWAKVLSHRLGVEVPVDNVRAAFHYVAFNETFEPRTLPTAEELEEILGERESK, encoded by the coding sequence ATGGCGACCACGATGACACACAAGGACATCCCGATGAACCACCGCCCCTACGCGGCCCCCGATGCGCCGGTGATTTCACCCGCCGAGCTGTCCCAGCTCCTCGGGCAGCAGTACGCGCCGACCGACCAGCAAGCGGCCGTGATCAGCGCGCCGGCCAACGGGGCGTTCCTCGTGGTGGCCGGTGCAGGCGCCGGCAAGACCGAAACGATGGCGGCGCGCGTGGTGTGGCTCGTGGCCAACGGCTTTGTGCTGCCCGAGCAGGTGCTGGGCCTCACGTTTACCCGCAAGGCCGCTGCTGAGCTGCGTGAACGCGTCCGCGGGAGGTTGGAGACGCTGGCGCAGAGCGCATTCATGGACACTCTGTCTGCCTCGGATCCGCGCCGGGCAGCGCTGGCGACCATCGCCCCCACGGTGTCCACGTACGATTCCTACGCAGGCGATATCGTCCGGGAATACGGACTGCTCATTCCCATCGAGCCGACCGGGCGGCTGATCAGCGACGCCGAACAGTGGATGCTCGCCCGGGACGTGGTGCGCAATTACACCGGCGAGATGTCGCTGGGGATTTCCCAAGCGACCCTGATCGAGCGTCTGCGGAAGCTCGCCTCCGAAATGGATAACCACTTAGCCTCGTCCGAGGAAGTCGTTGCGGCCTCGCTGGCGGCAAAGGATAACCTCGAGAACCTGCCACGATCGTCGCGAGCACGAACGGAATTCACGAATGACCACGTGAAGTTCATGGACGTCCAACAAGCACGCGTGCAGCTCGTTGGTCTTGTGGAGGCTTACCGCAAGGCCCTAGAGGATCGAAACCTGATGACCTTCGGACAGCAGATGTCGCTGGCCGCAGACGTGGTGACCCGCCAGCCCATGGTCGGAGAGCAGCAGCGCCGCCGTTTCCGGGTGGTGCTGCTCGACGAGTATCAGGACACCGGGCATGCCCAGCGCGTTCTGCTTCGGGGGCTGTTCGGCGACGGGCAGGATGATGCGCTGTCGGTCACCGCGGTGGGTGACCCCATGCAGTCCATTTACCAATTCCGTGGCGCGACGGCCTCCAACCTGGAGAAGTTCCGGCAGGACTTCCGCAGCTCCACCGGTTGCGAGGCCGACAAGCTTCAGCTCACGACATCCTGGCGCAACCCCGCAGGAGTGCTGAACCTGGCGAACGAGGTCTCCGGCTGGTCCATGGAGGGCCGGCGCATGGTGCAACCCCTCGAACCCCGACCCGGTGCCGGTGACGGGGAGGTGTCGCTCGCGTTCTTTGACGAAGAAGACGAAGAACTCACCTGGCTCGCCGACAATCTGCAGCAGCTGTGGCAGGACTACGACAATCAGCGCAAGGCCGCCACCGACCCCAGCACCATCAAGCCGTTCTCGGCCGCCGTGCTCATTCGCAAGAACAAGCAGGCGGTGCCGATCTTCGAGAAGCTTCGTGAACGCGGAGTGCCCGCCGAAATGACGGCCGGGCCGGGCCTGCTGGATCTGCCTGAAGTAGCCGATGTGTACGCAGCGTTGCGCGTTCTTGTGGACCCTTCCGACGACGTCGCGTTGCTGCGATTGCTCACCGGGCCGCGGTGGAACATCGGCGCGGCTGACCTGATGATTCTCGCCAAGCGCGCCGAACAAGTCGCGGCGCGAGGCTCCCATGGACAGGCTGAGGACTCCTCTGGTTCAGCTGACTCTGCTGCCGATTCTGCGATAGACAACGAGCGGCGGGAGGAGAAGATTCAGGAGTACGGCCTCGAAGGCTACCCCGATCACCTCGTGGACCAGGTTCTTAAGCTCATCCCGGATGACAGCGAGATCGGGGTGGGGCTTGCCGACGCCCTCGCCGATGTCTCCGACGCCCGCGACATGGGAATGAGTGAGAACGGTGCCGAACGCATCTCTCAACTCTCCGCGGAACTGGGGCACCTACGCCGCAATTCACTGTCCAAGCCGCTACCGGATCTCATCTCGGACATTGAACGCATGATGGGCGTGCGCACCGAGGTGCTCACCCGCTGGTACCGCGACCCCTCCGCTGGATTAGGCACGAGCCACCTCGACAAGTTCGCCACCATCGTCCGCGAGTTTTCGGAGATCTCTTCGGCAAGCCCCACTGCCCTGGTGGAGTACCTCCGAGCCGCACACGACCAAGAGTCCGGCCTGGAACCCGGGGAAGTGGTCGCCAAGACCAATACGGTGCAGATCCTCACCGTGCACAAGGCCAAGGGCTTGGAATGGGACATCGTGGCGGTACCGCACGCCAACCGCAACCAGTATGAAGATGCGATGCAGGTCAACGCGCGGGACAGCACGTGGGTCAGCGCTGCCGATCAGCTGCCCACCGAACTACGTGGAGACGCTGAGCCGGACGAGCACTCCGCCCCGATGCCGGTGCTCGACATCTCGGGGGTGGAAGACCGGAGCAAACACACGACTGCGGTCAAGGAGTTCGTCCACGAGCTCAAGCAATTTCGGGCCAAGGAATCGGACCGTGTCTTCTACGTGGCCATCACCCGTACCGAGCGGGTCTTGTTGGTATCCGGTTCGGCGTTTTCCACCGGAAAGAAGGGCGTTGACCCTGCGGTGTGCTTCGTGCTCATGCGCAACTACCTGGAGCAGAACCGCGACGGGCAGGGCATCGCACACTGGTCGGAGCTCGGCAAAACCTACGCCAAGCTGGACAAGGAATGGGAGAAGGACCCACTGCCGCGCGAGCACTCGCTCATGCTGCCCACCCCGGAGGTCAACGGGCGGCGCCTGGACTACCAAGAGGACAGGGAAGCCCGTGAGATCGAGGATGCCTTCGCCGGGGAGGCCTTCTGGCCGCGTGGCCACGCCCTCGAGCGGCTACCAGGAGCGGACGAAGCCAGGGATATTGTTGAACGCCTCATTCCCGACGCATCCGAGGAGAAGGCTCTGGGTGATGCAGGCGTAGCGGCGTCGGATAACTCGGATAACTCGGATAATAAGGCCACACCCACGCAGGCGCAGGCCTGGGACGAAGAGACCGAACTGCTGCTGCACGAGCTCGACCAGAGCACCCGAGCGACCGTGGACGTGAACCTCGACGTGAGGCTGACCGCCACCGAGATGGTTGCCCTGCGGGCCAACGAGCAGGAGTTCGCCAAGCGCAAGAGGCGGCCCGTGCCGCTCGAACCCAAACCATTCGCAAAACGCGGAACGGCCTTCCACAACTGGGTTGAGCAGCGGTATGACCACGTCTCCCTGTTGGACGACGAGCAATTGCCCGGAGCGGCCGACGCGACCTATCAGGATCCGCAGCTGCAACGGCTTAAGGACGCATTCCTCCAATCGGAGTGGGCCGACCGGCAGCCCGACAAGGTGGAGGGAGCCTACTCCGTCACCCTGGGCGGGCGCGTGTTCGAAGGCCGCATTGACGCGGTGTTCCACTTCTCCGATGACCCCCGCGACGGCTGGATGATCGTGGACTGGAAGACCGGCCGCAAGCCCGTGGGCAAGGAACTCGAAGCCGCGACTATGCAGCTGGCCGTGTACCGGCTCGCGTGGGCCAAGGTCCTCAGCCACCGGCTCGGGGTGGAGGTGCCGGTGGACAACGTTCGAGCGGCCTTCCACTACGTTGCGTTTAACGAAACGTTCGAACCGCGTACACTACCCACAGCGGAGGAATTAGAGGAGATCCTGGGCGAAAGGGAGAGCAAGTAA